One window of the Salminus brasiliensis chromosome 1, fSalBra1.hap2, whole genome shotgun sequence genome contains the following:
- the nrgna gene encoding neurogranin (protein kinase C substrate, RC3) a, which yields MDCRKEGCSQPQDEDIMDIPLDDPAANKAATKIQAGFRGHMTRKKMKDDKPREEKQREQK from the exons GAGGGGTGCAGTCAGCCACAGGACGAGGATATCATGGACATCCCTCTCGATGACCCAGCTGCCAACAAGGCCGCTACTAAGATTCAGGCTGGCTTTCGGGGCCACATGACCAGGAAGAAGATGAAGGATGACAAGCCTAGAGAAGAG AAACAAAGAGAGCAGAAGTAG